In Promicromonospora sukumoe, the following proteins share a genomic window:
- a CDS encoding dipeptide ABC transporter ATP-binding protein, with protein MRGAARRPPSAEPVIPGVEPVETRRRPGVHPQLVIGAVLVGLVLVTALVSLVWTPYDPEHAGAERLLPPGAEHWFGTDRFGRDVFSQVMAGAQITLLVGVVAVGIAALVGVPLGVLAGMLQGSGRGKPATVLMRGTDILLAFPGLLLAIVLGAVYGAGTVTAMVALGIGSIPAFARVARSGTLQVVRSDYVLAARAANRGEVAIAARHVLPNIAGTVLVQCSVNFAIAVLAEAGLSFLGLGTPPPTPSWGRMLQESQQFLGLADHLAIVPGVAIAVAVLGFNLLGDGLRDVLDPRLENAATPAVGPVGTAATSLVEPVETPSPVEPVETPALDLRHLTVRTRSGRPLLTDVSLRVAAGERVGLIGESGSGKTMTALAALGLLPDGVSATGHVGLAGVDGNLLDRGERALARLRGREISMVFQEPMTALNPLMRVGRQVAETMTVHGVAAGAASRRAAALLAEVGLPDGAARRYPHELSGGQRQRVVLAMALANDPAVLVADEPTTALDVTVQRQVLDLMTRLVSDRGAGLLFITHDLAVVSQVCERVVVLLDGVVVEEGPVAEVFANPRHEYTRRLLAASTLEPRATTPVERPTLVEPATLVEPSTLVEPVETPALEPALIRVEDVTRTYTNRGQAVPALRGVSLAVPEGQRFGIVGESGSGKSTLLRIIAGLDRATSGRVTSAGVDLSPAPSGGARSESGPTAPRDLGDLRAALQFVFQDPYGSLDPRMTVGDIVAEPLLNPANVRDGGPRTAAARRDAVREMLDAVGLPLDATERYPHQFSGGQRQRIAIARALVCRPRILVADEPVSALDVSVRRQVLDLLARLADEHALTLLLVSHDLGVVRHVADHVAVMHDGLIVEQGPTAQVYDDPAHEYTRRLRAATPLLR; from the coding sequence ATGAGGGGCGCGGCCCGCCGGCCCCCGTCGGCCGAGCCTGTCATCCCGGGGGTCGAGCCTGTCGAGACCCGCCGCCGTCCCGGCGTGCACCCCCAGCTCGTCATCGGCGCCGTGCTGGTGGGGCTCGTGCTGGTCACGGCCCTCGTCTCGCTCGTCTGGACCCCGTACGACCCCGAGCACGCGGGCGCCGAGCGCCTGCTGCCGCCGGGGGCCGAGCACTGGTTCGGCACCGACCGGTTCGGCCGCGACGTGTTCTCGCAGGTCATGGCCGGTGCGCAGATCACGCTGCTGGTCGGGGTGGTCGCCGTCGGGATCGCCGCGCTGGTGGGCGTGCCGCTCGGTGTGCTCGCGGGGATGCTCCAGGGCTCGGGCCGCGGCAAGCCGGCCACGGTGCTCATGCGCGGCACCGACATCCTGCTCGCGTTCCCCGGGCTCCTGCTCGCGATCGTGCTGGGCGCCGTCTACGGCGCGGGCACGGTCACCGCGATGGTCGCGCTCGGCATCGGCTCCATCCCCGCCTTCGCGCGCGTCGCACGCAGCGGGACCCTGCAGGTCGTGCGGTCCGACTACGTGCTCGCCGCCCGGGCCGCGAACCGTGGCGAGGTCGCCATCGCGGCGCGGCACGTGCTGCCCAACATCGCCGGCACGGTGCTGGTGCAGTGCTCCGTGAACTTCGCGATCGCGGTGCTCGCGGAGGCCGGGCTGTCCTTCCTCGGCCTCGGCACGCCCCCGCCGACGCCGTCGTGGGGCCGCATGCTGCAGGAGTCCCAGCAGTTCCTCGGGCTGGCTGACCACCTCGCGATCGTGCCCGGGGTGGCGATCGCCGTCGCCGTGCTCGGCTTCAACCTCCTGGGCGACGGGCTCCGCGACGTGCTCGACCCGCGGCTGGAGAACGCCGCGACACCGGCGGTCGGGCCGGTCGGGACCGCCGCCACCTCGCTGGTCGAGCCTGTCGAGACCCCTTCGCCGGTCGAGCCTGTCGAGACCCCCGCCCTCGACCTCCGCCACCTCACCGTCCGGACCCGGAGCGGGCGCCCGCTGCTCACCGACGTCTCCCTGCGGGTCGCCGCGGGCGAGCGCGTCGGGCTGATCGGCGAGTCCGGCTCCGGCAAGACGATGACGGCGCTCGCCGCGCTCGGCCTGCTGCCCGACGGCGTCTCCGCGACCGGGCACGTCGGCCTCGCCGGCGTGGACGGCAACCTCCTGGACCGGGGCGAGCGGGCCCTGGCGCGGCTGCGCGGCCGGGAGATCTCGATGGTCTTCCAGGAGCCGATGACGGCGCTCAACCCGCTGATGCGCGTGGGCCGCCAGGTCGCGGAGACGATGACGGTGCACGGCGTCGCGGCCGGGGCGGCGTCGCGCCGGGCTGCCGCCCTGCTCGCCGAGGTCGGCCTGCCCGACGGCGCCGCACGGCGGTACCCGCACGAGCTGTCCGGCGGACAGCGGCAGCGCGTGGTGCTCGCGATGGCGCTCGCGAACGACCCGGCCGTGCTCGTGGCGGACGAGCCGACGACGGCCCTCGACGTCACCGTCCAGCGCCAGGTGCTCGACCTCATGACACGCCTGGTCAGCGACCGGGGCGCCGGGCTGCTGTTCATCACGCACGACCTGGCCGTCGTGTCCCAGGTGTGCGAGCGCGTGGTGGTGCTGCTCGACGGCGTCGTCGTCGAGGAGGGGCCGGTCGCCGAGGTGTTCGCCAACCCCCGGCACGAGTACACGCGGCGGCTGCTGGCGGCGTCGACCCTCGAACCCCGGGCGACGACGCCGGTCGAGCGCCCCACGCTGGTCGAGCCCGCCACGCTGGTCGAGCCCTCCACGTTGGTCGAGCCTGTCGAGACCCCCGCCCTCGAACCCGCCCTGATCCGCGTCGAGGACGTGACCCGCACCTACACGAACCGGGGCCAGGCGGTGCCGGCGCTGCGGGGCGTCTCCCTGGCGGTCCCGGAGGGGCAGCGGTTCGGCATCGTGGGCGAGTCCGGGTCGGGCAAGTCGACGCTGCTGCGCATCATCGCGGGGTTGGACCGCGCGACGTCGGGCCGCGTCACCAGCGCGGGCGTCGACCTCAGCCCCGCGCCGTCGGGCGGAGCGCGCTCGGAGAGCGGGCCGACCGCGCCGCGCGACCTCGGCGACCTGCGCGCCGCCCTGCAGTTCGTGTTCCAGGACCCGTACGGCTCGCTGGACCCCCGGATGACCGTCGGCGACATCGTCGCGGAGCCGCTCCTGAACCCGGCGAACGTCCGGGACGGCGGCCCGCGCACCGCCGCCGCCCGGCGCGACGCCGTCCGCGAGATGCTGGACGCCGTCGGCCTGCCGCTCGACGCGACCGAGCGGTACCCGCACCAGTTCTCCGGCGGGCAGCGGCAGCGCATCGCGATCGCGCGCGCTTTGGTGTGCCGCCCGCGCATCCTCGTGGCGGACGAGCCGGTCAGCGCGCTCGACGTGTCCGTCCGGAGGCAGGTGCTGGACCTGCTCGCGCGCCTCGCGGACGAGCACGCGCTGACGCTGCTGCTCGTGTCGCACGACCTCGGCGTCGTGCGGCACGTCGCCGACCACGTCGCCGTCATGCACGACGGCCTGATCGTCGAGCAGGGCCCCACCGCCCAGGTCTACGACGACCCGGCGCACGAGTACACGCGCCGTCTGCGTGCGGCGACCCCGCTGCTGCGCTGA
- a CDS encoding RNA polymerase sigma factor, which produces MTTLRSLPDGDPPSDEDRITELWRAYAWRVQAYALRHVEPHDAQEVVSETFLVAWRRMASMPGDPLPWLLVVARNVVRNQRRAARRRSAAEGELVRLARVARAAEDTVVTVSRRDSMFAALLRLAPKEREALLLTGWDGLAPADAARVAGCSVAAFKMRLSRARRRLEAESAELPTSSATRERRPNPGAGPAGAVTDPAARRAR; this is translated from the coding sequence GTGACGACCTTACGAAGCCTGCCCGACGGTGATCCCCCGTCGGACGAGGACCGGATCACCGAGCTCTGGCGCGCGTACGCGTGGCGCGTCCAGGCCTATGCCCTGCGCCACGTCGAGCCGCACGACGCCCAGGAGGTGGTGTCCGAGACCTTTCTCGTCGCGTGGCGGCGGATGGCGAGCATGCCGGGCGACCCGCTGCCCTGGCTGCTGGTCGTGGCGCGCAACGTGGTGCGCAACCAGCGCCGCGCGGCCCGACGGCGCAGCGCGGCCGAGGGGGAGCTCGTCCGCCTGGCGCGCGTCGCCCGGGCGGCGGAGGACACCGTGGTGACCGTGAGCCGCCGCGACTCGATGTTCGCGGCGCTCCTCCGGCTCGCGCCGAAGGAGCGCGAGGCCCTGCTGCTCACCGGGTGGGACGGGCTCGCGCCCGCCGACGCCGCGCGGGTGGCCGGGTGCTCCGTCGCCGCGTTCAAGATGCGGCTGTCGCGGGCCCGCCGCCGGCTCGAGGCCGAGAGCGCTGAGCTGCCGACGTCGTCCGCGACCCGCGAGCGCCGCCCGAACCCTGGTGCCGGCCCCGCCGGCGCCGTGACCGACCCGGCCGCGAGGAGGGCACGATGA
- a CDS encoding S8 family peptidase: MRARTGAAAAAIAVAVALGSGVPAWSSGTTGPGGEQAGAAGGTAAAAASPATVTLITGDQVDVGRYPDGRRSVTVRPAAGREGIAFQKIVEGDRVRVIPGDVARLVPDRLDPALFDVTGLVAAGYDDAHRDTVPVIVQDAAVAEAAVADAAARTVGSAASARRTQPDELDWAALGLEPERNLPSVGAVSADLDRAAADDLLATLDPAPSARSAGPGARAVPDVKVWLDGHVEALDTGSMPQIGAPAAWDAGYTGDGVTVGVLDSGIDTTHPDLDDVLVGARDFTGAGDTVDRYGHGTHVASIALGSGEASDGDNRGVAYGADLLVGKVLDDFGGGESSSIIDGMEWIAEAGADVVNMSLGEAERYTDGTDPFSTAVDTLSARYGTLFVVAVGNEGLYGAVVPPGAANSALTVGAVDDDDQVAYFSSRGPRVRDYAIKPDITAPGVEIVAARADGTNEWESDGPYTAWSGTSMAAPHVAGAAAVLKQARPELTGPQLKSVLMGSAVHTSGGAFDEGAGRLLVPAALDLPVMPTPASLSFGAFEYPQEGTATRTLTYENPGDAAVTLDLAVEASDQDGEPLPADAVTLDATSLTVPAGGTAAVEVGIDSTVGAVERRYSGAVTATDAEGSEVRTPLGYYKEPDLADLDVRTLGRDGEPHTGSSSVRVVNVDDPTLFDKHGEIGPEGLDLRVPPGRYSITGFLWTADEEYVVSEVSAVLRPEVTVADDTTIVLDAREARELTASTHRPSAVRWIALDDTRTTAAGDDPYGFGTVVGAGAKAYATPTDEPVTVGTYDLQTHFVLEQPVAAGRAPSYTYDLLYTQDVVDTFRFRATARNTAAVTTTYAALGADHYAESARVGTAPDHLWGSAVGTPVAVPGKRTEYLSANGVDWGHQVYSGSADDPQQGYFDSEARTYAPREKARTTVGGAVLSTRAGAGAFTVSDDTLGVRLVPWSDAEGHPFGGFNGQGTRLRAWQDGEAVADQTWPSAEVALPAGGAAHRVVLDARQEEASWWERSTRTRTEWRFRAAPGSAAPAVLDVGYAVKGLDARNEAPRGTRVTLTVGPAAGGPDGRPAKSRVTSARLWWSADDGATWHAASLAASLADRRPGTFTGTVRVPRGTEHVSLRVEARDASGGTVKQTVTRAYAVR, translated from the coding sequence ATGCGCGCCAGAACGGGTGCAGCGGCAGCCGCGATCGCGGTGGCGGTCGCGCTGGGTAGTGGGGTACCGGCGTGGTCGTCCGGGACGACGGGTCCCGGTGGGGAGCAAGCCGGCGCGGCGGGCGGGACGGCGGCCGCGGCCGCGTCGCCCGCGACGGTCACGCTGATCACGGGCGACCAGGTCGACGTCGGGCGGTACCCCGACGGCCGCAGGTCGGTCACGGTGCGTCCCGCGGCGGGCCGCGAGGGGATCGCCTTCCAGAAGATCGTCGAGGGCGACCGCGTGCGGGTGATCCCCGGCGACGTCGCACGCCTCGTGCCGGACCGGCTGGACCCGGCGCTCTTCGATGTCACGGGGCTCGTCGCCGCCGGGTACGACGACGCGCACCGGGACACGGTCCCCGTCATCGTGCAGGACGCGGCGGTGGCTGAGGCCGCCGTGGCGGACGCGGCCGCCCGCACGGTCGGGTCCGCGGCCTCGGCGCGCCGGACGCAGCCCGACGAGCTCGACTGGGCGGCGCTCGGCCTCGAACCCGAGCGGAACCTGCCGTCGGTCGGCGCCGTCTCGGCCGACCTGGACCGGGCCGCGGCCGACGACCTGCTCGCGACGCTGGACCCGGCGCCGTCAGCCCGCTCGGCAGGGCCGGGCGCCCGGGCTGTACCGGACGTGAAGGTCTGGCTGGACGGCCACGTCGAGGCGCTCGACACGGGCTCGATGCCGCAGATCGGCGCGCCGGCCGCCTGGGACGCCGGGTACACCGGCGACGGGGTGACCGTCGGCGTGCTGGACTCCGGCATCGACACCACCCACCCCGACCTCGACGACGTGCTGGTCGGGGCGCGCGACTTCACCGGCGCCGGCGACACCGTGGACCGGTACGGCCACGGCACGCACGTGGCCTCGATCGCCCTGGGCTCGGGCGAGGCGTCGGACGGCGACAACCGCGGCGTGGCCTACGGCGCGGACCTGCTGGTCGGCAAGGTGCTCGACGACTTCGGCGGCGGTGAGTCGTCGTCGATCATCGACGGCATGGAGTGGATCGCGGAGGCCGGCGCCGACGTGGTGAACATGAGCCTCGGCGAGGCCGAGCGGTACACCGACGGCACGGACCCGTTCTCGACCGCCGTCGACACGCTGAGCGCCCGCTACGGGACGCTCTTCGTCGTGGCCGTGGGCAACGAGGGCCTGTACGGCGCCGTCGTCCCGCCGGGGGCGGCGAACTCGGCGCTGACGGTGGGCGCCGTCGACGACGACGACCAGGTCGCGTACTTCTCCAGCCGCGGACCGCGGGTGCGGGACTACGCCATCAAGCCGGACATCACGGCGCCGGGCGTCGAGATCGTCGCGGCACGCGCCGACGGCACCAACGAGTGGGAGAGCGACGGCCCCTACACGGCCTGGAGCGGCACCTCCATGGCCGCGCCGCACGTGGCCGGCGCGGCGGCCGTGCTCAAGCAGGCCCGTCCCGAGCTGACGGGCCCGCAGCTCAAGTCCGTCCTCATGGGCTCGGCCGTGCACACCAGCGGCGGCGCGTTCGACGAGGGTGCCGGACGCCTCCTCGTCCCCGCCGCGCTCGACCTGCCCGTCATGCCGACGCCCGCCTCGCTGTCGTTCGGCGCCTTCGAGTACCCGCAGGAGGGCACCGCGACGCGGACCCTCACCTACGAGAACCCCGGCGATGCGGCGGTCACACTGGACCTGGCGGTCGAGGCGTCGGACCAGGACGGCGAGCCGCTGCCCGCCGACGCCGTCACGCTCGACGCCACCTCCCTGACGGTGCCCGCCGGTGGGACGGCGGCTGTCGAGGTCGGCATCGACAGCACGGTCGGCGCCGTCGAGCGCCGTTACTCGGGTGCGGTCACGGCCACGGACGCCGAGGGCAGCGAGGTCCGCACGCCGCTCGGTTACTACAAGGAGCCCGACCTCGCCGACCTGGACGTCCGGACCCTCGGGCGCGACGGCGAGCCGCACACCGGGTCGTCGAGCGTGCGTGTCGTGAACGTGGACGACCCGACGCTGTTCGACAAGCACGGGGAGATCGGCCCCGAGGGGCTGGACCTGCGGGTCCCGCCGGGCCGGTACTCGATCACAGGCTTCCTGTGGACCGCCGACGAGGAGTACGTCGTCTCCGAGGTCTCCGCGGTGCTCCGGCCCGAGGTGACCGTCGCCGACGACACCACGATCGTGCTCGACGCCCGCGAGGCGCGCGAGCTCACCGCGTCCACCCACCGGCCGTCCGCCGTCCGGTGGATCGCGCTGGACGACACCCGGACGACGGCGGCGGGCGACGACCCGTACGGGTTCGGCACCGTCGTCGGGGCGGGCGCGAAGGCGTACGCGACGCCAACGGACGAGCCCGTCACGGTCGGCACCTACGACCTGCAGACCCACTTCGTCCTGGAGCAGCCGGTGGCGGCCGGCCGGGCGCCGTCGTACACCTACGACCTGCTGTACACGCAGGACGTCGTGGACACGTTCCGGTTCCGGGCGACGGCCCGGAACACGGCCGCCGTCACGACCACGTACGCGGCCCTCGGCGCCGACCACTACGCCGAGAGCGCCCGGGTCGGCACCGCGCCGGACCACCTGTGGGGCTCGGCCGTCGGGACCCCGGTCGCGGTACCCGGCAAGCGCACCGAGTACCTGAGCGCGAACGGCGTCGACTGGGGCCACCAGGTCTACTCGGGCTCGGCCGACGACCCGCAGCAGGGGTACTTCGACTCCGAGGCGCGCACCTACGCGCCCCGGGAGAAGGCCCGGACCACGGTGGGCGGCGCCGTCCTGAGCACGCGGGCGGGAGCCGGCGCGTTCACGGTCTCGGACGACACGCTCGGTGTCCGCCTCGTGCCGTGGAGCGACGCGGAGGGGCACCCGTTCGGGGGCTTCAACGGCCAGGGCACGCGCCTGCGGGCCTGGCAGGACGGCGAGGCCGTGGCTGACCAGACGTGGCCGTCGGCCGAGGTGGCGCTTCCCGCGGGCGGCGCCGCCCACCGCGTGGTCCTCGACGCGCGCCAGGAGGAGGCGTCCTGGTGGGAGCGGTCCACGCGGACGCGCACCGAGTGGAGGTTCCGCGCGGCGCCGGGTTCCGCCGCTCCGGCCGTGCTCGACGTCGGCTACGCCGTCAAGGGCCTCGACGCGCGGAACGAGGCACCCCGCGGCACGCGGGTCACGCTCACGGTCGGGCCTGCGGCGGGTGGCCCGGACGGCCGGCCCGCGAAGAGCCGGGTCACGTCCGCGCGCCTGTGGTGGTCCGCCGACGACGGCGCCACCTGGCACGCCGCGTCCCTCGCCGCGTCCCTCGCCGACCGGCGGCCGGGGACGTTCACCGGGACGGTCCGGGTGCCGCGCGGCACGGAGCACGTGTCGCTCCGGGTCGAGGCCCGCGACGCGTCGGGCGGCACGGTGAAGCAGACGGTGACCCGCGCATACGCCGTCCGCTGA